From the Thermodesulfobacteriota bacterium genome, the window AGAAAGAGGAAGATTTAAACGGGATCGTTGAAGAGGCAATAGATTTATACAAAAACGTAGTCCCTAATGTTTTAATAAAATTTGAAAAAGGAGAAATACCGCCAGTTTTTTGCGACAGAGAAGGGATAAAGAGGGTACTTCTAAATCTCGTAACGAATTCGTTAAAAGCCATAGACAGTGAGGAAGGAATCATCGAGATTAGGACGCATAAGGACACCGAATCCGGTTATATAACCCTGGAAGTCGCTGACAATGGTAAAGGCATAGCGGATGAAGATAAGCCGAGAATTTTTGATCCCTATTTCACAAAAGACAAGGAAGGAACGGGCCTTGGCCTTGCCATAGTAAATTCAATCGTTCTCGAACACCACGGTTCAATCGAGGTAAAAGATAATCATCCTAAGGGGACCAGGTTCATTATTAGGTTGCCCATAGCCCATACCTGAAAAAGTCTCCATTATGTGTTATAATTAGTCCATGAAAGTCGTTTGCATGAATAGAAAAGCAAGACACGATTATGAAATATTAGAGACTTATGAGGCCGGTATAGTACTTAAAGGTACAGAAGTGAAGGCCCTAAGAGAGGGGAGGGCGAACATAAAGGACAGCTACGCGAAGATAAGAAATGGTGAGATTTTCCTCATAAATTCGCACATAAGTCCGTATTCATATGGGAATGTGAATAACCACGATCCCGAAAGAGAAAGAAAGCTGCTTATGCACAAAAGAGAAATTATGAAGCTTCTAGGGAAGGTTAAAGAAAGGGGATACACACTTGTTCCCCTTTCCATATACTTTGACAAGAACAATAGGGCTAAAGTGGAATTAGCTTTGGCTAAAGGAAAATCAAAATACGATAAACGGGAAGCAATAAAGAAAAGAG encodes:
- the smpB gene encoding SsrA-binding protein SmpB → MKVVCMNRKARHDYEILETYEAGIVLKGTEVKALREGRANIKDSYAKIRNGEIFLINSHISPYSYGNVNNHDPERERKLLMHKREIMKLLGKVKERGYTLVPLSIYFDKNNRAKVELALAKGKSKYDKREAIKKRDEKRIEELERKYL